The following proteins are co-located in the Hevea brasiliensis isolate MT/VB/25A 57/8 chromosome 11, ASM3005281v1, whole genome shotgun sequence genome:
- the LOC110667076 gene encoding ent-kaurene synthase, chloroplastic isoform X1 — translation MSSSSSSFFSSSSSIPANVRDLRSGLVTEVNTSIQWFDGTKERIKKMFDKIELSVSSYDTAWVAMVPSPNTPEAPFFPECAKWIVDNQLSDGSWGLPHRHPLLVKDALSSTLACVLALKRWGIGENQINKGLQFIELNSASLTDQKQHTPFGFDITFPGMLEHAKDLALNLPLKSEYVDAMLCGRDLELRSGYGGNTEARKAYLAYVSEGLGKLQDWKMVMNYQRKNGSLFNSPSTTAAAFSHLQDADCLRYLQSVLEKFGNAVPTIYPLDMYARLSMVDMLERLGIDRHFRKEIKFMLDETYGYWLQGNEEIFLDCATCAMAFRILRVNGYEVSSDMLTQFTKECFFSSLGGYLKDTRGALELFKASQIIYPDESLLEKQNSWTNHFLKQELSSGSIYADRLGKHLTTEVQDALNFPYYADLERLSNRRSIEHYTVDETRILKTSYRCSNIGNEHFLKLAVEDFNVCQSVHREELEHLARWVMEKRLDKLKFARQKLDYCYFSSAATLFAPELSDARMSWAKNAVLTTVVDDFFDVGGSEEELVNLIQLIEKWDVDGSTHCCSEHVEILFSALHSTICEIGDKAFTWQGRKVTSHIIEIWLDLLKSMFTETRWSRIKMTPTLDEYMTNGYVSIALGPIVLPALYFVGPKLTEEEVRNPELHDLFKAMSTCGRLLNDWRGFQRESKEGKLNAVSLHMIHGSGVVTEEEAIRKLKDLISSHRRQLLRLVLRENNSIIPRPCKDLFWKMIKVLHLFYMKDDGFTLDEMINAANAVVAKPISFHELENLWMEN, via the exons ATGTCTTCAAGTAGCTCCAGTTTCTTCTCCTCTTCTTCCTCTATACCAG CTAATGTGAGAGACCTTCGATCTGGATTAGTCACCGAAGTCAATACATCAATTCAG TGGTTTGATGGCACTAAAGAAAGAATTAAGAAGATGTTTGATAAGATCGAACTTTCGGTTTCTTCATATGATACTGCATGGGTAGCAATGGTCCCATCTCCAAATACCCCAGAAGCTCCTTTTTTTCCTGAGTGTGCAAAGTGGATAGTTGATAATCAACTAAGTGATGGCTCTTGGGGTCTACCTCATCGCCATCCATTATTAGTCAAGGATGCTCTATCATCTACATTAGCATGTGTCCTTGCATTGAAGCGATGGGGTATTGGtgaaaatcaaattaataaag GCCTCCAATTTATTGAGTTAAATTCTGCTTCTTTAACTGATCAGAAGCAACATACACCATTTGGATTTGACATAACATTTCCCGGTATGCTTGAGCATGCTAAAGATTTGGCGTTGAACCTGCCTTTGAAATCAGAGTATGTAGATGCAATGCTTTGTGGGAGAGATTTGGAGCTTAGGAG TGGCTATGGTGGGAACACAGAAGCAAGAAAAGCCTACTTGGCATATGTTTCAGAAGGACTTGGAAAATTACAGGATTGGAAAATGGTCATGAATTATCAACGAAAGAATGGTTCACTGTTCAATTCACCATCCACCACTGCTGCTGCTTTTAGTCATCTTCAAGATGCTGATTGTCTTCGTTACCTGCAATCAGTCTTAGAGAAGTTTGGGAATGCAG TTCCAACCATTTATCCTTTGGATATGTATGCTCGTCTTTCTATGGTTGACATGCTTGAAAGGTTGGGAATTGATCGGCATTTCAGGAAGGAAATAAAATTTATGCTGGATGAAACATACGG ATACTGGCTGCAGGGGAATGAAGAAATATTTCTAGATTGTGCCACCTGTGCAATGGCGTTTCGAATATTACGTGTCAATGGATATGAAGTGTCTTCAG ATATGTTAACTCAGTTCACGAAGGAATGCTTCTTCAGTTCACTTGGAGGATATTTAAAGGACACAAGGGGTGCCTTGGAGTTATTCAAAGCTTCGCAGATAATTTATCCTGATGAATCACTTCTTGAAAAACAAAATTCATGGACAAATCATTTCCTGAAACAGGAATTATCCAGCGGTTCAATTTATGCTGACAGACTCGGTAAACATCTTACCACAGAG GTGCAAGATGCTCTGAATTTTCCTTACTATGCTGATTTGGAACGCTTATCTAACAGGAGGAGCATTGAGCATTATACTGTAGATGAAACAAGGATTTTAAAAACCTCATATCG TTGTTCAAACATAGGGAATGAACATTTTCTTAAACTGGCGGTAGAGGACTTCAACGTCTGCCAATCGGTACACCGTGAAGAACTTGAACATCTTGCGAG GTGGGTTATGGAGAAAAGGTTGGACAAGCTAAAATTTGCTAGGCAGAAGCTGGATTATTGTTACTTCTCCAGTGCAGCTACACTCTTCGCTCCTGAACTGTCTGATGCCCGCATGTCATGGGCAAAAAATGCTGTGCTTACTACTGTTGTTGATGACTTCTTTGATGTTGGAGGGTCTGAGGAGGAATTGGTCAACCTTATccaattgattgaaaa GTGGGACGTAGATGGGAGCACTCACTGTTGTTCAGAGCATGTCGAGATCTTGTTTTCAGCACTTCACAGCACCATTTGTGAGATTGGAGACAAAGCGTTCACATGGCAAGGACGTAAAGTGACAAGTCATATTATCGAGATT TGGTTGGATTTGCTGAAGTCGATGTTTACAGAAACTCGGTGGTCAAGAATCAAGATGACGCCTACACTCGATGAATATATGACTAATGGATATGTATCAATTGCTTTAGGACCAATTGTCCTTCCAGCTCTGTACTTTGTTGGGCCAAAACTTACAGAAGAGGAAGTTAGAAACCCTGAATTACATGATTTATTTAAGGCTATGAGTACTTGTGGGCGTCTACTCAATGATTGGAGAGGCTTTCAG AGAGAATCGAAAGAAGGGAAATTGAATGCTGTCTCATTGCACATGATTCATGGAAGTGGTGTTGTAACTGAAGAAGAGGCCATCAGAAAGTTAAAGGATTTGATTAGCAGCCACAGGAGACAACTGTTGAGACTGGTTTTGCGAGAAAACAATAGCATTATCCCGAGACCATGCAAAGATTTGTTTTGGAAAATGATCAAAGTGTTGCATTTGTTTTACATGAAGGATGATGGATTCACCTTAGATGAGATGATTAATGCTGCAAATGCAGTAGTTGCTAAACCCATCTCTTTTCATGAACT AGAGAATCTATGGATGGAAAATTGA
- the LOC110667076 gene encoding ent-kaurene synthase TSP4, chloroplastic isoform X3, which yields MVLGLRLEANVRDLRSGLVTEVNTSIQWFDGTKERIKKMFDKIELSVSSYDTAWVAMVPSPNTPEAPFFPECAKWIVDNQLSDGSWGLPHRHPLLVKDALSSTLACVLALKRWGIGENQINKGLQFIELNSASLTDQKQHTPFGFDITFPGMLEHAKDLALNLPLKSEYVDAMLCGRDLELRSGYGGNTEARKAYLAYVSEGLGKLQDWKMVMNYQRKNGSLFNSPSTTAAAFSHLQDADCLRYLQSVLEKFGNAVPTIYPLDMYARLSMVDMLERLGIDRHFRKEIKFMLDETYGYWLQGNEEIFLDCATCAMAFRILRVNGYEVSSDMLTQFTKECFFSSLGGYLKDTRGALELFKASQIIYPDESLLEKQNSWTNHFLKQELSSGSIYADRLGKHLTTEVQDALNFPYYADLERLSNRRSIEHYTVDETRILKTSYRCSNIGNEHFLKLAVEDFNVCQSVHREELEHLARWVMEKRLDKLKFARQKLDYCYFSSAATLFAPELSDARMSWAKNAVLTTVVDDFFDVGGSEEELVNLIQLIEKWDVDGSTHCCSEHVEILFSALHSTICEIGDKAFTWQGRKVTSHIIEIWLDLLKSMFTETRWSRIKMTPTLDEYMTNGYVSIALGPIVLPALYFVGPKLTEEEVRNPELHDLFKAMSTCGRLLNDWRGFQRESKEGKLNAVSLHMIHGSGVVTEEEAIRKLKDLISSHRRQLLRLVLRENNSIIPRPCKDLFWKMIKVLHLFYMKDDGFTLDEMINAANAVVAKPISFHELENLWMEN from the exons ATGGTTCTTGGTTTGAGACTTGAAG CTAATGTGAGAGACCTTCGATCTGGATTAGTCACCGAAGTCAATACATCAATTCAG TGGTTTGATGGCACTAAAGAAAGAATTAAGAAGATGTTTGATAAGATCGAACTTTCGGTTTCTTCATATGATACTGCATGGGTAGCAATGGTCCCATCTCCAAATACCCCAGAAGCTCCTTTTTTTCCTGAGTGTGCAAAGTGGATAGTTGATAATCAACTAAGTGATGGCTCTTGGGGTCTACCTCATCGCCATCCATTATTAGTCAAGGATGCTCTATCATCTACATTAGCATGTGTCCTTGCATTGAAGCGATGGGGTATTGGtgaaaatcaaattaataaag GCCTCCAATTTATTGAGTTAAATTCTGCTTCTTTAACTGATCAGAAGCAACATACACCATTTGGATTTGACATAACATTTCCCGGTATGCTTGAGCATGCTAAAGATTTGGCGTTGAACCTGCCTTTGAAATCAGAGTATGTAGATGCAATGCTTTGTGGGAGAGATTTGGAGCTTAGGAG TGGCTATGGTGGGAACACAGAAGCAAGAAAAGCCTACTTGGCATATGTTTCAGAAGGACTTGGAAAATTACAGGATTGGAAAATGGTCATGAATTATCAACGAAAGAATGGTTCACTGTTCAATTCACCATCCACCACTGCTGCTGCTTTTAGTCATCTTCAAGATGCTGATTGTCTTCGTTACCTGCAATCAGTCTTAGAGAAGTTTGGGAATGCAG TTCCAACCATTTATCCTTTGGATATGTATGCTCGTCTTTCTATGGTTGACATGCTTGAAAGGTTGGGAATTGATCGGCATTTCAGGAAGGAAATAAAATTTATGCTGGATGAAACATACGG ATACTGGCTGCAGGGGAATGAAGAAATATTTCTAGATTGTGCCACCTGTGCAATGGCGTTTCGAATATTACGTGTCAATGGATATGAAGTGTCTTCAG ATATGTTAACTCAGTTCACGAAGGAATGCTTCTTCAGTTCACTTGGAGGATATTTAAAGGACACAAGGGGTGCCTTGGAGTTATTCAAAGCTTCGCAGATAATTTATCCTGATGAATCACTTCTTGAAAAACAAAATTCATGGACAAATCATTTCCTGAAACAGGAATTATCCAGCGGTTCAATTTATGCTGACAGACTCGGTAAACATCTTACCACAGAG GTGCAAGATGCTCTGAATTTTCCTTACTATGCTGATTTGGAACGCTTATCTAACAGGAGGAGCATTGAGCATTATACTGTAGATGAAACAAGGATTTTAAAAACCTCATATCG TTGTTCAAACATAGGGAATGAACATTTTCTTAAACTGGCGGTAGAGGACTTCAACGTCTGCCAATCGGTACACCGTGAAGAACTTGAACATCTTGCGAG GTGGGTTATGGAGAAAAGGTTGGACAAGCTAAAATTTGCTAGGCAGAAGCTGGATTATTGTTACTTCTCCAGTGCAGCTACACTCTTCGCTCCTGAACTGTCTGATGCCCGCATGTCATGGGCAAAAAATGCTGTGCTTACTACTGTTGTTGATGACTTCTTTGATGTTGGAGGGTCTGAGGAGGAATTGGTCAACCTTATccaattgattgaaaa GTGGGACGTAGATGGGAGCACTCACTGTTGTTCAGAGCATGTCGAGATCTTGTTTTCAGCACTTCACAGCACCATTTGTGAGATTGGAGACAAAGCGTTCACATGGCAAGGACGTAAAGTGACAAGTCATATTATCGAGATT TGGTTGGATTTGCTGAAGTCGATGTTTACAGAAACTCGGTGGTCAAGAATCAAGATGACGCCTACACTCGATGAATATATGACTAATGGATATGTATCAATTGCTTTAGGACCAATTGTCCTTCCAGCTCTGTACTTTGTTGGGCCAAAACTTACAGAAGAGGAAGTTAGAAACCCTGAATTACATGATTTATTTAAGGCTATGAGTACTTGTGGGCGTCTACTCAATGATTGGAGAGGCTTTCAG AGAGAATCGAAAGAAGGGAAATTGAATGCTGTCTCATTGCACATGATTCATGGAAGTGGTGTTGTAACTGAAGAAGAGGCCATCAGAAAGTTAAAGGATTTGATTAGCAGCCACAGGAGACAACTGTTGAGACTGGTTTTGCGAGAAAACAATAGCATTATCCCGAGACCATGCAAAGATTTGTTTTGGAAAATGATCAAAGTGTTGCATTTGTTTTACATGAAGGATGATGGATTCACCTTAGATGAGATGATTAATGCTGCAAATGCAGTAGTTGCTAAACCCATCTCTTTTCATGAACT AGAGAATCTATGGATGGAAAATTGA
- the LOC110667076 gene encoding ent-kaurene synthase TSP4, chloroplastic isoform X2, with protein sequence MILKVEQDERANVRDLRSGLVTEVNTSIQWFDGTKERIKKMFDKIELSVSSYDTAWVAMVPSPNTPEAPFFPECAKWIVDNQLSDGSWGLPHRHPLLVKDALSSTLACVLALKRWGIGENQINKGLQFIELNSASLTDQKQHTPFGFDITFPGMLEHAKDLALNLPLKSEYVDAMLCGRDLELRSGYGGNTEARKAYLAYVSEGLGKLQDWKMVMNYQRKNGSLFNSPSTTAAAFSHLQDADCLRYLQSVLEKFGNAVPTIYPLDMYARLSMVDMLERLGIDRHFRKEIKFMLDETYGYWLQGNEEIFLDCATCAMAFRILRVNGYEVSSDMLTQFTKECFFSSLGGYLKDTRGALELFKASQIIYPDESLLEKQNSWTNHFLKQELSSGSIYADRLGKHLTTEVQDALNFPYYADLERLSNRRSIEHYTVDETRILKTSYRCSNIGNEHFLKLAVEDFNVCQSVHREELEHLARWVMEKRLDKLKFARQKLDYCYFSSAATLFAPELSDARMSWAKNAVLTTVVDDFFDVGGSEEELVNLIQLIEKWDVDGSTHCCSEHVEILFSALHSTICEIGDKAFTWQGRKVTSHIIEIWLDLLKSMFTETRWSRIKMTPTLDEYMTNGYVSIALGPIVLPALYFVGPKLTEEEVRNPELHDLFKAMSTCGRLLNDWRGFQRESKEGKLNAVSLHMIHGSGVVTEEEAIRKLKDLISSHRRQLLRLVLRENNSIIPRPCKDLFWKMIKVLHLFYMKDDGFTLDEMINAANAVVAKPISFHELENLWMEN encoded by the exons ATGATCTTAAAAGTAGAGCAAGATGAAAGag CTAATGTGAGAGACCTTCGATCTGGATTAGTCACCGAAGTCAATACATCAATTCAG TGGTTTGATGGCACTAAAGAAAGAATTAAGAAGATGTTTGATAAGATCGAACTTTCGGTTTCTTCATATGATACTGCATGGGTAGCAATGGTCCCATCTCCAAATACCCCAGAAGCTCCTTTTTTTCCTGAGTGTGCAAAGTGGATAGTTGATAATCAACTAAGTGATGGCTCTTGGGGTCTACCTCATCGCCATCCATTATTAGTCAAGGATGCTCTATCATCTACATTAGCATGTGTCCTTGCATTGAAGCGATGGGGTATTGGtgaaaatcaaattaataaag GCCTCCAATTTATTGAGTTAAATTCTGCTTCTTTAACTGATCAGAAGCAACATACACCATTTGGATTTGACATAACATTTCCCGGTATGCTTGAGCATGCTAAAGATTTGGCGTTGAACCTGCCTTTGAAATCAGAGTATGTAGATGCAATGCTTTGTGGGAGAGATTTGGAGCTTAGGAG TGGCTATGGTGGGAACACAGAAGCAAGAAAAGCCTACTTGGCATATGTTTCAGAAGGACTTGGAAAATTACAGGATTGGAAAATGGTCATGAATTATCAACGAAAGAATGGTTCACTGTTCAATTCACCATCCACCACTGCTGCTGCTTTTAGTCATCTTCAAGATGCTGATTGTCTTCGTTACCTGCAATCAGTCTTAGAGAAGTTTGGGAATGCAG TTCCAACCATTTATCCTTTGGATATGTATGCTCGTCTTTCTATGGTTGACATGCTTGAAAGGTTGGGAATTGATCGGCATTTCAGGAAGGAAATAAAATTTATGCTGGATGAAACATACGG ATACTGGCTGCAGGGGAATGAAGAAATATTTCTAGATTGTGCCACCTGTGCAATGGCGTTTCGAATATTACGTGTCAATGGATATGAAGTGTCTTCAG ATATGTTAACTCAGTTCACGAAGGAATGCTTCTTCAGTTCACTTGGAGGATATTTAAAGGACACAAGGGGTGCCTTGGAGTTATTCAAAGCTTCGCAGATAATTTATCCTGATGAATCACTTCTTGAAAAACAAAATTCATGGACAAATCATTTCCTGAAACAGGAATTATCCAGCGGTTCAATTTATGCTGACAGACTCGGTAAACATCTTACCACAGAG GTGCAAGATGCTCTGAATTTTCCTTACTATGCTGATTTGGAACGCTTATCTAACAGGAGGAGCATTGAGCATTATACTGTAGATGAAACAAGGATTTTAAAAACCTCATATCG TTGTTCAAACATAGGGAATGAACATTTTCTTAAACTGGCGGTAGAGGACTTCAACGTCTGCCAATCGGTACACCGTGAAGAACTTGAACATCTTGCGAG GTGGGTTATGGAGAAAAGGTTGGACAAGCTAAAATTTGCTAGGCAGAAGCTGGATTATTGTTACTTCTCCAGTGCAGCTACACTCTTCGCTCCTGAACTGTCTGATGCCCGCATGTCATGGGCAAAAAATGCTGTGCTTACTACTGTTGTTGATGACTTCTTTGATGTTGGAGGGTCTGAGGAGGAATTGGTCAACCTTATccaattgattgaaaa GTGGGACGTAGATGGGAGCACTCACTGTTGTTCAGAGCATGTCGAGATCTTGTTTTCAGCACTTCACAGCACCATTTGTGAGATTGGAGACAAAGCGTTCACATGGCAAGGACGTAAAGTGACAAGTCATATTATCGAGATT TGGTTGGATTTGCTGAAGTCGATGTTTACAGAAACTCGGTGGTCAAGAATCAAGATGACGCCTACACTCGATGAATATATGACTAATGGATATGTATCAATTGCTTTAGGACCAATTGTCCTTCCAGCTCTGTACTTTGTTGGGCCAAAACTTACAGAAGAGGAAGTTAGAAACCCTGAATTACATGATTTATTTAAGGCTATGAGTACTTGTGGGCGTCTACTCAATGATTGGAGAGGCTTTCAG AGAGAATCGAAAGAAGGGAAATTGAATGCTGTCTCATTGCACATGATTCATGGAAGTGGTGTTGTAACTGAAGAAGAGGCCATCAGAAAGTTAAAGGATTTGATTAGCAGCCACAGGAGACAACTGTTGAGACTGGTTTTGCGAGAAAACAATAGCATTATCCCGAGACCATGCAAAGATTTGTTTTGGAAAATGATCAAAGTGTTGCATTTGTTTTACATGAAGGATGATGGATTCACCTTAGATGAGATGATTAATGCTGCAAATGCAGTAGTTGCTAAACCCATCTCTTTTCATGAACT AGAGAATCTATGGATGGAAAATTGA